The genome window AAAGATTTGGGTAACAGCACCGAAACGAAGCCAGCGTCACCGCCAAAGCCCCAACCTCAGCACCCGCAGGAAAGCCGACTGCCAACACTGGCTCAGACACCGCTCCTGCCTCAAGGCTTAATGGTGCTATTTTATACTCGATCGCGCTGCGAAACAGAACGATCGCCAGATCGGTATTGCTCAGCCGCCTCGGAACTCCTAGCAGTGGGTGGAGGAGGCCGTCGTCGGTGACAAGTCCGATCGCCACAACGTGCCAGTTAGTCAGCACCGGATAGGTTTGGCGCTGCTTCTGGGACGATCGTCCCAGAAGCAGAAGATATTTTCGTCGGGATGCGTACCGCTGTTTGACCCGCCAAATTTTCCACCTCAATCCTTGGAATTGGCGATCGGATGGAAAATTTGCCAATCTTTAAGGCTGTCCGAACGCTGGGGAAAAGGGGGCAGTTGCGCCTCATCATCCATGTTTTCCCCTAGCTTGTCGCTGACATCAATGTAAGGAATTTTACTGGTTTCATCAAAAGACGGCATCCCGGCATATCCTTGCCGCCAAGCCAACAAATTATACAAAGAGCCGATCGGGTCTTGGCCGGGTCTGAGGGTATAAATCAAATTTTGACACAGCCCATTGACTTGATTCGCCGTGCAGATGACGTTCTGGCCGTTCATCTGCCCCGCAGTAATGTACTTAAGCATTCGTTGGCGGCGATAGGTTTCTAGGCGTTGACTCACTAATTGACACCGAGTTGCCGGATCGTAGCCAGAACCGGAGAAATAATCGGAAGTCCACTCAATCCAAGGCTCTAGGGCACCTTTAGGGTTTTTGTACACCGTCACCGGCGCACCGGTCGAGGTGCTGCACCAAAATCCACTTTCCCCCGGTGCTCCCCGACTGTAACTCGGTCCAGAAGCAACCGTCAGGCCGCTGAGGGCGCAAGCTGTTGCCACCAAAACTTTTGTCACTAATTGCTGTTTCATGATTTTTTCACTGTGTTTTATGAGATTCGGCACCAAAATCATCGAATGCTGCGATAACACCCTTGACACGCCTGTCCGTTACAGATCCGCTGACTGAGGAATTATGTGATTCCCGACTTGACCAGAAACCAGTTTTTTTTACGAAAACACTTCGTTGCAGCCCTTATGCCTGGTTAAAAAACCCGGTTTTTTTGCTCTTGATGCGTAACTTTTGATATTGTTCGCGACTTGCACGTTCCCTCTAACCGCGATTTCGGCGCTGTTAAAAAAGCGCTCCGAAGCCGAGCTTAAAATTCGCGCGCCCGTCTGAATTCTGTCCTGATTGCTACTAATCAAACTCAGGCTTTTACCAACCGGAAAGAGGCTTTTCACCTCAGACCTTGGAATAGGTCGAGTTGCAACGGTACATCACACCACTGACAAGGTATTTGATATCACTTACGAGCTGTGTCGCGAGCTCGATCTGCTGAGACGGGTAGACTGCTGGGTTATACCCTTGAAGGGTATAACCCCTCTTACCCGATCTAACACTAAAATCCAGGTATTAACAAGAACTCTGAACTTGTTTTCATCTCCGTACTGCGGGAAATACTTCTAAGTGAGTGTAATCAGGGACTAAGTGCTTTCTACCACCAAAGTTCACCCTCCATACACTGACGTTTAGTAAAGTATTAAAAACTATGAACCCTATCTGCAAACAGTTAGGATATTTAGGCGTTTGGTTAATTTTGATGGGCGGTAGCAGTTGTTCTAGCTCAGATGCAGCTACCTCAACCGAAAACCAGAGGCAACTCTCAGCCACCGCCCGTCAGTTCCAACACCTACAGCTAACGGGAAATCCAATTGAGGCTCGATCGAGTCAATTAAGGCAGCCTTCTAACTCTGTTGCCTCAGTTTTAGGCAGTGCTGCCCTCTCAGAAAATACTGCCACCGTTACGGTTTATAAGGTAGATAATTTTTGTCAAACTCTGAAGCCGGAAACAGTTACAGGCCCAGAGAACCAGTTAATGTCATCGGCGGTTAATGAAGTGTTAAAGCAGCAGATTTTCGATAGTCTTGGTTTGGCTGGTTATCGCCTCAAGATCGATCGCGACCTCGGAATAGCTACCGTAGATCTGCGAGCATCGGGAAATTCGCGGCAGAAATTGCAAAATCTGTCCAGTTGTCAAATGTTAGGCTTGTTCGGGGGCGTGCGCCAAACTTTAATCAGTTATGCTCCTTGGCAAATCAAAACTGTTCGTTTTACAGAGCTTGGAGAGGATATTTTGAGCACCGTTCGAGAATAAGCTATTAAAATTATTGGAGATGGGACTTACACAATTCTCCCCTTAAAAACAAGGGTTGGGAGAGATTGAACAAACCTTCATACCCTGTGAGATTTGTTGATACTGCTAACTCCTGTGACCCAAACCCAGGTAATTCCTATGACACTACCTAACGGCCCCAAAGCTCCACCCTTTGTGCAGCTAATTCAATGGATCGGCGATCCCCTGACATTCATGGATAAATGTGCCAAACAATACGGCGACATTTTCACAGCTCAAGTGAACAACGGGAAACCATTGGTGATGATCCACCACCCGCAAGCTGTCCAGGAGATGCTCAACAGCAACTCGTTTCACGCTCCAGGCCGCCTGAACAGCCTCCTCAAACCCTTGGTGGGAGAACAATCCATGTTTCTCCTCTCAGGAGAAAGGCACAAACGCGAGCGCCAATTATTGATGCCACCTTTTCACGGGGAAGGGATGCGGAATTACGGTCAACTAATTTGCGATATCGCTCGAGATGTTGCCAGCAAGTGGTCGGTCGATCGACCTTTTGTGGCCCGCAGCGCCATGCAGGAAGTCACCATGCGGGTAATCTTGCAAGCTGTCTTCGGCATGGATGACGGGCCGCGGTTGCAAGCACTCAAGCCACTACTTGCCTCAGTCCTCGATATGACCAACTCTCCCCTGCGATCGAGTATGCTGTTTTTCGGCTGGATGCAGCAAGATTGGGGCTCTTGGAGTCCTTGGGGACGCATGAAACAGCAGCAGCAAAAAATTGACGAACTGATTTACGCCGAAATTGCCGAACGTAAAGAGCAACCAGACGCCAACCGCACCGACATTCTCAGCTTAATGATGGCTGCGCGCGACGAAAACGGGCAACCAATGACCGATGAAGAATTGCGCGACGAGTTGATGACGCTGTTGCTGGCAGGCCACGAAACCACAGCAACGGCCCTAGCTTGGGCGTTTTACTGGATTCACCACTTGCCCTCAGTGCGCCAGAAGTTGCTGCAAGAATTGGACAGTTTGGGGGAAAATCCCGACCCGATGGAGATTTTCCGCTTACCTTACCTGAGTGCAGTTTGTCAGGAGACGCTGCGAATTTACCCCGTGGCAATGCTGACGTTTTCGCGAGAAGTTCTCGCGCCCGTGGAACTGATGGGACATCAACTCGAACCGGGCACGATTGTCGTCGGCTCGATTTATTTGACCCACAGACGGGAGGATTTGTATCCAGAACCGCTGCAATTTAAACCGGAACGGTTTTTGGAGAGGCAATTCTCGCCTTACGAGTATTTGCCTTTTGGAGGCGGCAGCCGGCGCTGTATCGGCTTGGCGCTGGCGCAGTTGGAGATGAAACTGGTGCTGGCAACCATTT of Oscillatoria nigro-viridis PCC 7112 contains these proteins:
- a CDS encoding S1C family serine protease; translation: MANFPSDRQFQGLRWKIWRVKQRYASRRKYLLLLGRSSQKQRQTYPVLTNWHVVAIGLVTDDGLLHPLLGVPRRLSNTDLAIVLFRSAIEYKIAPLSLEAGAVSEPVLAVGFPAGAEVGALAVTLASFRCCYPNLCLKVIAWAIQMRLKSA
- a CDS encoding COP23 domain-containing protein, whose translation is MKQQLVTKVLVATACALSGLTVASGPSYSRGAPGESGFWCSTSTGAPVTVYKNPKGALEPWIEWTSDYFSGSGYDPATRCQLVSQRLETYRRQRMLKYITAGQMNGQNVICTANQVNGLCQNLIYTLRPGQDPIGSLYNLLAWRQGYAGMPSFDETSKIPYIDVSDKLGENMDDEAQLPPFPQRSDSLKDWQIFHPIANSKD
- a CDS encoding cytochrome P450, coding for MTLPNGPKAPPFVQLIQWIGDPLTFMDKCAKQYGDIFTAQVNNGKPLVMIHHPQAVQEMLNSNSFHAPGRLNSLLKPLVGEQSMFLLSGERHKRERQLLMPPFHGEGMRNYGQLICDIARDVASKWSVDRPFVARSAMQEVTMRVILQAVFGMDDGPRLQALKPLLASVLDMTNSPLRSSMLFFGWMQQDWGSWSPWGRMKQQQQKIDELIYAEIAERKEQPDANRTDILSLMMAARDENGQPMTDEELRDELMTLLLAGHETTATALAWAFYWIHHLPSVRQKLLQELDSLGENPDPMEIFRLPYLSAVCQETLRIYPVAMLTFSREVLAPVELMGHQLEPGTIVVGSIYLTHRREDLYPEPLQFKPERFLERQFSPYEYLPFGGGSRRCIGLALAQLEMKLVLATILRDFDLVLAEKKPVQAKRRGVTLGPAGGVRMALLGRRISRQKREPVASGV